The following are encoded in a window of Carya illinoinensis cultivar Pawnee chromosome 15, C.illinoinensisPawnee_v1, whole genome shotgun sequence genomic DNA:
- the LOC122297479 gene encoding VQ motif-containing protein 8, chloroplastic-like: MSPAKFNRDLHHEDSRKGEINDPRPSPLKINNGSHFIHKSTSTTMSSISIGSSVCSVASAARQQEQQPVIIYTHSPKIIHTQARDFMALVQKLTGVSSSQSGNNINANKTTSALLDMEGNECNLMPISGHDDNESTTPAHANENFDGGADLKSSSSSNINDMPPIQNQTNQYSANMPLFTPNMTSFFCSPRPVFREPDSS; the protein is encoded by the coding sequence ATGAGCCCTGCAAAGTTTAATCGAGATCTTCATCATGAGGATTCAAGGAAGGGGGAGATCAATGATCCACGTCCGTCTCCGTTGAAGATCAACAATGGTTCCCATTTTATTCACAAGAGTACATCTACAACGATGTCTTCAATATCAATTGGCTCTTCCGTCTGTAGCGTTGCTTCGGCCGCCAGGCAACAAGAGCAGCAACCGGTTATTATATACACCCATTCTCCGAAGATCATCCACACGCAAGCTCGGGATTTCATGGCTTTGGTTCAGAAGCTCACCGGTGTTTCATCGTCGCAGTCCGGAAACAATATTAATGCAAACAAGACTACATCGGCGTTGCTTGATATGGAAGGAAATGAATGTAACTTGATGCCTATTAGTGGCCATGATGATAATGAGTCAACTACTCCGGCCCATGCCAATGAGAATTTCGATGGTGGTGCTGATCTCAAGTCAAGCTCATCCTCCAATATTAATGATATGCCAccaattcaaaaccaaactaatCAATATTCTGCTAATATGCCGTTGTTCACTCCGAATATGACCAGTTTCTTCTGCTCTCCTCGGCCTGTTTTTAGAGAACCTGATTCGTCGTAG
- the LOC122297197 gene encoding VQ motif-containing protein 8, chloroplastic, whose translation MSPAKFNGDLHHQDSRRGEINGQRPSPLKINKDSHLIHKASSTSSMSISSSVSCVAPMPRQQQRQPVIIYTHSPKIIHTQARDFMALVQKLTGVSSSRSDYGIDVNKTTQPPPYREGNEPSAKPVSHDDNESTTSALTDENSGGGADFKASLTSNNMSSIQNQTNQYFADMPLFTPNTTNFFCSPRPVLRYPDSAYVSPKFANSMSPSVFEFMKELPEY comes from the coding sequence ATGAGCCCTGCAAAGTTCAATGGAGATCTTCATCATCAGGATTCAAGGAGGGGGGAGATTAACGGCCAACGTCCGTCTCCGTTGAAGATCAACAAGGATTCCCATCTCATTCACAAGGCATCTTCGACGTCTTCAATGTCAATTAGCTCCTCAGTTTCTTGCGTTGCTCCGATGCCTAGGCAGCAACAACGGCAACCGGttattatatatactcattctcCAAAGATTATCCACACGCAGGCCCGAGATTTCATGGCTCTAGTTCAGAAGCTCACGGGTGTTTCGTCGTCAAGGTCTGATTACGGGATCGATGTAAACAAGACTACACAGCCGCCACCTTATAGGGAAGGAAATGAACCTAGCGCGAAGCCAGTTAGCCATGATGATAATGAGTCAACTACTTCGGCTCTTACCGACGAGAATTCCGGTGGTGGCGCTGATTTCAAGGCAAGCTTAACCTCCAATAATATGTCGTCGATCCAAAACCAAACGAATCAATATTTTGCTGATATGCCTTTGTTCACTCCAAATACGACCAATTTCTTCTGCTCTCCTCGGCCTGTTTTAAGATATCCTGATTCGGCGTACGTGTCGCCAAAGTTTGCTAACTCCATGTCTCCTTCTGTTTTCGAGTTTATGAAGGAGTTGCCAGAATATTGA